The region GCGCCGGGGTAGCTTCCACGTCCATGATCACACCGTGCTCAGTGTCGATCAGGTAATTCGTGGAGTAGGCAAAAAAGGCCGGCCCACCTGGCGCTGCTGTCCAACGGGACTGAGGATCTGTGAGCGAAATTTTCTTGGGAAGAGCCTCAGCCAGCGCCTCTTCATCAAGGGCTTCGAGGTACTCGCGCACTGCGCGGCTGCTGAGCTTTGGATCGTTCCAATCGACCTCATCTCCCGCTACCCCACGTTGCCGGCTGGCATCCGCCTTGATGATGCTAGCGTCGACGGCAAAACCTTCGCCCTTGACTAGGCCGGCTGCCATGCAACGCCGCAGCACCTCATTGAACAACCAGCGGAACAGATCGCTGTCACGAAAACGCCCATGGCGATTCTTCGAGAAGGTCGAGTGATTGGGGACTTCGTCTTCCAGACCCAGCCGGCAGAACCAGCGATAGGCCAGGTTCAGGTGCACCTCTTCGCACAATCGCCGCTCGGAACGAATGCCATAGCAGTAGCCGACGACCAGCATGCGCACCATCAATTCCGGGTCAATCGAGGGGCGTCCGATGGGACTATAGAAGTCCGCCAGGTAGGCGCGCAGATCACTAAGATCCAGGCACTGGTCGATGCTGCGCAGGAGGTGTTGAGCCGGGACGTGATCTTCTAGGTTGAACGAGTAGAACAGGCGCTGCTGTCCTCCCGGTAACTGCCCCATCATGCTGTTCGCCCCCACGCTCGCTGACAGAGCAATTTTGCCAACGGTATGGAGAGGCCGCTACTTTTTCAACAGAATCGGCCAAAAACGGACACCGCCAACCCGAAAAAAACTGAGCGTTGCTTTCCGTTAAGTTTGGTAGTTGCAAGCCCCGTTCAGGAAGAATTGCTCGATCAACGCCGCCATACCTGCGCGTGCGATACGGCCGCGGCGCTCGGCGTCTACCAGGCCGAAGATCAAGGAGGAGAAGATTTCGGTAAGCGCCGGGGCACCGATATCGATACGGAATACGCCCAGTTTTTGCCCGCGTAGAAAGAACTCGTCCAGCGTTTCTGAGTAAGGCAGCCATCGGCAGCCGCCTGCATCTAAATCAAACGTGTCCGGGCGCCACTGAAATGAGAGGAAAACCAACAACTCCCTGTGAGTCAAATGGCCTTCGATCAGGCGATGCAATGCGTCCAAGGGCGCCGACTCAAGATCGGCATCGGCAATGACCCGATAAATAACCACCGAACCATGATCCAGAAGCATCTCGATCAGGTTGTCGCGGGTGCCGCAAAACCTGTTTAGCGTCGCCTTGCTGACTCCCGCTGCCTGGGCTATTTCTTTGAACGTGGCTCGCGGGTGGTCAACGATGGCGATCGCCAGGGCCTTCAGCAATTGCTCATCGGCAGCAGTTAAATCCATCGGTCACTCTTTATCTATCGCAGGCAGATGCGGGTATTTTGCCTAGAACACTCATTTTTCTCAAAGAGGATACTAGCTTTGTTCACATCAAAATCAAATGAGTCAATATTGACTCATTTGATTTTGGTGTGCATCATGCGCGGCTTCGACTACGTACTGGCTTCGTGCTTGGGTGAGATATGAACAAATTTCGCGAGTGGATCACTTTTTCCGTGATCTCCTGTTTGGTCGCCGTGACCCTGGTTGGCTGCGACAAGCCCGAAGAGCAAGGGGAGGAGGCGCCGGCGCGTGAAGTCGATGTGCTCAGCGTGCAGACCGAGCCC is a window of Pseudomonas sp. gcc21 DNA encoding:
- a CDS encoding IS1182-like element ISCfr1 family transposase is translated as MMGQLPGGQQRLFYSFNLEDHVPAQHLLRSIDQCLDLSDLRAYLADFYSPIGRPSIDPELMVRMLVVGYCYGIRSERRLCEEVHLNLAYRWFCRLGLEDEVPNHSTFSKNRHGRFRDSDLFRWLFNEVLRRCMAAGLVKGEGFAVDASIIKADASRQRGVAGDEVDWNDPKLSSRAVREYLEALDEEALAEALPKKISLTDPQSRWTAAPGGPAFFAYSTNYLIDTEHGVIMDVEATPAHRTAEVDSTRTMVERVKAQFDLTPERLIGDTAYGTAPMLAWMVEEKDIEPHVPVWDKTERKDDSLSSNDFHWNQEANEYRCPAGKPLRSEWRAFTQKRSRVTKAHTIIYRSSQTDCTTCPLKAKCCPNTPNRKIVRSIHEAARDVARRIAKTPEYLVSRCERKKVEMLFAHLKRIMKLDRLRLRGLTGATDEFTLAAAVQNLRRMAKLLPQGPPLTG
- a CDS encoding TetR/AcrR family transcriptional regulator, giving the protein MDLTAADEQLLKALAIAIVDHPRATFKEIAQAAGVSKATLNRFCGTRDNLIEMLLDHGSVVIYRVIADADLESAPLDALHRLIEGHLTHRELLVFLSFQWRPDTFDLDAGGCRWLPYSETLDEFFLRGQKLGVFRIDIGAPALTEIFSSLIFGLVDAERRGRIARAGMAALIEQFFLNGACNYQT